The Bacteroidota bacterium genome has a window encoding:
- a CDS encoding aspartate kinase, with amino-acid sequence MVVLKFGGTSVGSAERLKSLVEMLDRKGKVVVVLSAMSGVTNSLVSIVNKVSEGETTEAEEQLNEVSTKFTDTSLSLFSGSYLERAKTIIGNGVDLIRTEFSSLRGEGKLILAQGELITTKLFSLYLESLEISNQLLMAPDFMLLDKNNEPRETKIKYLLGEQMSEAVDLYITQGFIATNVNGEIDNLKRGGSDYSASLIGAALDAKAIEIWTDIDGFHNNDPRYVEDTHPIEYLSFDEAAELAYFGAKILHPASVIPARKNSIPVWLKNTMEPEAHGTLISDNYISPGIKAVAAKDGITTIRIQSGRMLQAHGFLKRVFEVFDNYKTPIDVITTSEVAVSLTIDDTENLHDIVEDLMGFGRVEVRSDCSIVSIVGNNITSSPRAITNTYAAFGTIPIHMISFGGSNNNITFVIDTENKTHTLQSLNSKIFQKPIYV; translated from the coding sequence ATGGTAGTATTAAAATTTGGAGGAACATCGGTTGGTTCAGCAGAAAGGCTAAAAAGTTTAGTGGAGATGTTAGATCGCAAAGGGAAGGTTGTGGTTGTTTTATCTGCAATGTCGGGTGTTACAAATTCTTTAGTTTCGATTGTAAATAAAGTTTCTGAAGGTGAAACTACTGAAGCCGAAGAACAGTTGAATGAAGTTAGTACTAAATTTACAGATACTTCTTTATCGTTGTTTTCCGGAAGTTATTTAGAAAGAGCAAAAACTATTATCGGTAATGGAGTAGATTTGATCAGAACCGAATTTTCTTCATTACGCGGAGAAGGGAAGCTTATTCTTGCTCAGGGTGAATTGATAACTACTAAATTGTTTTCTCTTTACCTTGAAAGTCTTGAAATAAGTAATCAGTTGTTGATGGCTCCTGATTTTATGCTGCTGGATAAAAATAACGAACCCCGGGAAACTAAGATTAAATATTTGTTGGGAGAACAAATGTCAGAAGCGGTTGATTTATATATTACACAAGGCTTTATAGCTACAAATGTCAATGGGGAAATTGATAATTTAAAAAGAGGCGGGAGTGATTATTCTGCTTCTTTGATTGGTGCAGCGCTCGATGCAAAGGCTATAGAAATATGGACAGATATAGATGGCTTTCATAATAACGACCCAAGATACGTTGAAGATACGCATCCAATAGAGTATCTTAGTTTTGACGAAGCTGCCGAATTGGCTTATTTCGGTGCAAAGATTTTGCATCCTGCAAGTGTTATTCCCGCCCGAAAGAATTCGATACCCGTTTGGTTGAAAAATACCATGGAACCGGAAGCACATGGCACACTGATCTCAGATAATTATATTTCACCCGGAATTAAGGCAGTAGCAGCAAAAGATGGTATTACTACTATTAGAATTCAATCAGGAAGAATGTTGCAGGCTCATGGATTCCTGAAGAGAGTATTTGAAGTATTTGATAATTATAAAACCCCGATTGATGTAATTACAACATCGGAAGTTGCAGTTTCGCTTACAATTGATGATACTGAAAATTTACATGATATTGTTGAGGATTTAATGGGGTTTGGCAGGGTAGAAGTCAGAAGTGATTGTTCTATTGTCAGTATTGTGGGGAATAATATAACATCGAGTCCGCGGGCAATAACAAATACTTATGCTGCATTTGGAACGATTCCAATTCACATGATTTCGTTCGGAGGAAGCAATAATAATATTACATTTGTAATTGATACAGAAAATAAAACACACACACTACAATCATTAAACAGTAAAATTTTTCAAAAACCGATTTATGTATAG
- a CDS encoding aspartate kinase, translating into MKTVAQSVEEIIKRKPFLESALAQGIINMTSLAKDILPSVVDDLKKDVNQGAIVMAIKRLAPTLEFQINHKVRGVLSNLGDITVRSKLADYTFSVSDTLIKNQSRFLEMVGAHPDLYYAVSRGVYETTIVISDRFQEEVESIFGNEIIISKKTGLSSLTIKLPEENSKVAGIYYYIFRDLAWEGINVLEVISTTNEFTIIVDDNQVEKAFRLLKTLGNQ; encoded by the coding sequence ATGAAGACAGTAGCACAATCAGTAGAGGAGATAATTAAAAGGAAACCATTTCTGGAAAGTGCGTTGGCGCAAGGAATAATTAATATGACCTCCTTAGCAAAGGACATTTTACCAAGTGTTGTTGACGATTTAAAAAAAGATGTGAACCAGGGAGCAATTGTGATGGCTATTAAACGTCTGGCACCAACATTAGAATTTCAGATCAATCATAAAGTAAGAGGGGTATTAAGCAATTTAGGAGATATAACCGTAAGGTCGAAATTGGCTGACTATACTTTTTCGGTTTCCGACACATTAATTAAAAATCAATCGAGATTTTTGGAAATGGTTGGAGCCCACCCCGATTTGTACTACGCAGTTTCAAGAGGTGTTTACGAAACTACAATAGTAATCAGTGACAGGTTTCAGGAAGAAGTTGAAAGTATATTTGGCAATGAAATTATTATCTCCAAGAAAACAGGCTTATCGTCATTAACAATTAAACTTCCTGAAGAAAACAGCAAAGTAGCAGGAATTTACTATTATATATTCCGCGATTTAGCATGGGAAGGAATAAACGTTTTAGAGGTGATATCTACTACTAATGAATTTACAATCATAGTAGATGACAACCAGGTAGAAAAAGCATTCAGACTGTTAAAAACTCTGGGAAACCAATAA
- a CDS encoding zinc ribbon domain-containing protein, with amino-acid sequence MNNQMRYVCPKCGNRQYETDEIRTTGGVFSKIFDVQNKKFTAVSCSRCHYTELYKGSTSTLGNIFDFFTN; translated from the coding sequence ATGAACAATCAAATGAGATACGTTTGCCCAAAATGTGGCAACAGACAATACGAAACAGATGAAATAAGAACAACAGGAGGTGTATTTTCAAAAATATTCGATGTGCAAAACAAAAAGTTCACAGCTGTATCATGTAGCAGATGTCACTACACAGAACTGTACAAAGGAAGCACAAGTACTTTAGGCAATATCTTTGATTTCTTTACTAATTAG
- a CDS encoding DUF302 domain-containing protein: MAYTFNKTVEGSFDEVKNIVIDALKAEKFGVISEINFSGIIKTKLEKDIQRYEILGACSPKFAFEAVMEDEDMGAFLPCNVTLNEKEEGKVKVSIVNPIPYMMAVENEKVKALASEVADALKRVSESL, encoded by the coding sequence ATGGCTTATACATTCAATAAAACTGTTGAAGGCAGTTTCGACGAGGTAAAAAATATAGTAATTGATGCTTTAAAAGCAGAGAAGTTTGGCGTGATTTCCGAGATAAACTTCAGTGGAATTATAAAAACCAAACTTGAAAAGGACATACAGCGATATGAAATTTTGGGAGCATGCAGCCCAAAATTCGCCTTCGAAGCAGTAATGGAAGATGAAGATATGGGAGCATTCCTGCCCTGCAATGTAACTCTTAACGAAAAAGAAGAAGGAAAGGTAAAAGTATCTATCGTAAACCCTATTCCATATATGATGGCAGTGGAAAACGAGAAAGTAAAAGCACTGGCTTCCGAAGTTGCAGATGCACTGAAAAGAGTTTCGGAGAGTTTGTAA